From Leishmania infantum JPCM5 genome chromosome 15, a single genomic window includes:
- a CDS encoding putative NAD/FAD dependent dehydrogenase: MPLSSSPAPKRFSAEVRDDNPYSRLMALQRMGVVDDYESIRDKAVAIIGAGGVGSVVAEMLTRCGIGKLLLFDYDTVEMANMNRLFYRPEQQGMKKVEAAKETLEGINPDTVIEPHAYNITSTEHWQRFSEALTKGGVSPNSPIDLLLCCVDNFQARLTVNLACLTYEVPWMESGVAENAVSGHIQLLLPGVTPCYECCPPLVVATGLPEAKREGVCAASLPTTMGIVAGFLAQNTLKYLLQFGDVSEYVGYDAMRDHFPRVELKANPECRNALCGERQAAYAAKVRKMGEAAHPLYTARKARADRAEKERQAAQARAKACAAEWDITVEAEGKDSLAVHSGVANIAAALLGSNGEGESGLEYAYAGTAADNAAVEDEDKYVKMAGASVEELMARMKAIQ; encoded by the coding sequence ATGCCCTTATCCTCCTCCCCGGCGCCGAAGAGGTTCAGCGCCGAGGTGCGCGACGATAACCCCTACAGCCGCctgatggcgctgcagcggatgGGGGTCGTGGACGATTACGAGAGCATTCGCGACAAGGCGGTTGCCatcatcggcgccggcggcgtcggctccGTCGTGGCGGAGATGTtgacgcgctgcggcatTGGCAAGCTCCTTCTCTTCGACTACGATACGGTGGAGATGGCGAACATGAACCGTCTCTTCTACCGCCCCGAACAGCAGGGGATGAAGAAAGTCGAAGCCGCCAAGGAGACCCTCGAGGGCATCAACCCCGACACAGTCATCGAGCCGCACGCCTACAACATTACCTCGACAGAGCACTGGCAACGCTTCTCGGAAGCGCTCACGAAGGGCGGCGTCAGCCCCAACTCACCGATCGACCTCCTGCTGTGTTGCGTCGACAACTTCCAGGCACGCCTCACTGTGAATCTCGCGTGCCTGACGTACGAGGTGCCGTGGATGGAGAGTGGCGTCGCCGAGAACGCCGTCAGCGGACAcattcagctgctgcttcccgGCGTCACCCCCTGCTATGAGTGCTGTCCACCGCTCGTGGTCGCTACCGGCTTGCCAGAGGCGAAGCGGGAGGGCGTCTGCGCGGCCTCGCTGCCGACCACTATGGGCATCGTTGCTGGCTTCCTGGCGCAGAACACGCTCAAGTACCTCCTCCAATTCGGCGATGTCTCCGAGTATGTCGGCTACGACGCCATGCGCGACCACTTCCCCCGTGTCGAGCTGAAGGCAAACCCGGAGTGCCGCAACGCGCTGTGCGGGGAGCGGCAGGCCGCCTACGCGGCTAAGGTTCGGAAAATGggtgaggcggcgcacccgcTCTATACCGCGCGCAAGGCGCGCGCAGACCgtgcggagaaggagcggcaggcagcgcaggcgcgggCGAAGGCGTGCGCGGCCGAGTGGGACATCACGGTGGAAGCCGAAGGCAAGGACTCCCTCGCTGTCCACAGTGGGGTGGCGAATATCGCCGCTGCGCTACTGGGCAGCAAcggggagggcgagagcggGCTGGAGTACGCGTACGCTGGCACTGCAGCAGACAACGCCGCGGTCGAAGATGAGGACAAGTACGTCAAGATGGCCGGTGCGTCTGTTGAGGAACTCATGGCACGCATGAAGGCCATCCAGTAG
- a CDS encoding calmodulin-like protein, which yields MAAPEAATAAAAASPAAGNFAVPLEWSSTWNLFDERHTGSVSHIDLKHILRSLGRRYTEAELNDLLRPLPNPASYDAFIKLMQQPYTGPTEEDLVTALRAFDVGDSGRLKLSELITLLTTLGEKMPEADVRQLLAEVPTDEKGRVRIDELAAYLCTPVPTTTPDIIELQRQLGQAQSTAGAPVTKSI from the coding sequence ATGGCCGCACCGGAAGCAGcgaccgccgcagctgcagcttcgcCGGCGGCCGGCAACTTCGCAGTGCCACTAGAGTGGAGCTCGACGTGGAACCTCTTCGACGAGCGGCACACTGGGTCGGTGTCGCACATTGACCTCAAGCACATCTTGCGCAGCCTCGGGCGCCGCTacacggaggcggagctcaACGATCTCCTACGGCCCTTGCCCAACCCTGCCTCGTACGACGCATTCATAAAGCTGATGCAGCAGCCGTACACGGGGCCGACCGAGGAAGACCTCGTGACAGCGCTGCGCGCCTTCGACGTCGGGGACTCGGGCCGGCTGAAGCTCTCTGAACTCATTACCCTCCTCACGACGCTGGGGGAGAAGATGCCGGAGGCCGACGTGCGGCAGCTACTCGCCGAGGTGCCGACAGATGAAAAGGGACGGGTGCGCATCGACGAGCTGGCGGCGTACCTGTGTACCCCGGTGCCCACCACGACGCCCGACATCATAGAGCTGCAGAGGCAGCTGGGGCAGGCGCAATCAACAGCTGGCGCACCCGTGACCAAGAGCATCTAA
- a CDS encoding putative 40S ribosomal protein S3, with protein MGPLSKKRMIIRDGVFYAELFEFLKRELAEEGFSGVSYHVTTLRTEIVIKATKTREVLGVNGRRIRELTACIQQRFNYKEGKLQLYVERVEVRGLSAMAQVESLRFKLLSNLQVRRAAMGIIRYVMESGAKGCEVTVGGKIKGQRAKSMTFRDGYMIKSGTAHKSFVDSACRHCYMRAGCIGVKVKIMLPGDSTGRNGPSEPLPDVITVIEPKQITASE; from the coding sequence ATGGGCCCGCTCTCTAAGAAGCGCATGATCATCCGCGATGGCGTGTTCTACGCCGAGCTGTTTGAGTTTCTCAAGCGCGAGCTGGCCGAAGAGGGCTTCTCCGGTGTCTCTTACCATGTCACGACGCTCCGCACGGAGATCGTGATCAAGGCGACGAAGACCCGTGAGGTGCTCGGCGTGAACGGCCGCCGCATCCGCGAGCTGACAGCCTGCATTCAGCAGCGCTTCAACTACAAGGAGGGCAAGCTCCAGCTGTACGTTGAGCGCGTTGAGGTGCGCGGCCTGTCTGCGATGGCGCAGGTGGAGTCCCTTCGCTTCAAGCTCCTGAGCAACCTGCAGGtacgccgcgccgccatggGCATCATCCGCTACGTCATGGAGTCTGGTGCCAAGGGCTGCGAGGTCACCGTCGGTGGAAAGATCAAGGGCCAGCGTGCGAAGAGCATGACCTTCCGCGACGGCTACATGATCAAGTCCGGTACGGCTCACAAGTCGTTCGTCGACTCCgcctgccgccactgctACATGCGCGCCGGCTGCATCGGTGTCAAGGTCAAGATCATGCTGCCCGGTGACTCGACTGGCCGCAACGGCCCGtcggagccgctgccggacgTCATCACCGTCATTGAGCCAAAGCAGATCACCGCATCTGAGTAA